The Gopherus evgoodei ecotype Sinaloan lineage unplaced genomic scaffold, rGopEvg1_v1.p scaffold_45_arrow_ctg1, whole genome shotgun sequence genome has a window encoding:
- the LOC115642767 gene encoding olfactory receptor 6N2-like has translation MERENRTVVIEFIFQRFTSLPQFQILLFVLFLIIYLLSLMGNVLIILVILVDSHLHTAMYFFICNLSLVEVWYTTVTVPKMLASFLTEHSTISVSGCIAQYYFFFSFAATELFLLTVMAYDRYLAICNPLHYATIMIPSTCQYLAMLCWLTGFVCPTFASFMLARISFCTPNRINHFFCDADQLFRLSCNDTYSIQAVGYAFSTVVIMSAVLFTMASYFQIIATILRMSTAAARKKTFSTCAAHLSVVTIYFGTLIFMYVRPAVKYESNINKVVSVFYSVITPLLNPIIYTLRNKDVKMALRKTFLRNKD, from the coding sequence ATGGAGAGAGAGAACCGGACAGTGGTCATTGAGTTCATCTTCCAGAGGTTCACCAGCCTGCCTCAGTTCCAGATCTTGCTCTTTGTGCTGTTCCTAATCATTTACCTCCTCTCACTCATGGGCAATGTGCTCATCATCCTCGTCATCCTGGTGGACTCCCACCTCCACACCGCCATGTACTTCTTCATCTGTAACCTTTCTTTGGTGGAGGTCTGGTACACCACCGTCACAGTGCCCAAGATGTTGGCCAGCTTCCTGACGGAGCACAGCACCATCTCTGTCTCCGGCTGCATTGCCCAGTATTACTTCTTCTTCTCCTTTGCTGCCACTGAGCTGTTCCTCCTGACAGTCATGGCTTACGACCGGTATTTGGCCATCTGCAACCCACTGCATTACGCCACCATCATGATCCCTAGCACCTGCCAGTACTTAGCTATGTTATGCTGGCTCACGGGGTTTGTCTGTCCCACATTTGCATCTTTCATGCTTGCCAGGATTTCCTTCTGCACCCCCAACAGGattaaccatttcttctgtgatgctgatcagctgtttaggCTCTCATGCAACGACACCTACTCCATACAGGCAGTAGGCTATGCCTTCAGCACTGTTGTCATCATGTCTGCTGTCCTCTTCACCATGGCCTCTTACTTCCAAATCATAGCCACCATACTGAGGATGTCAACAGCTGCCGCCCGCAAGAAGACCTTTTCCACCTGTGCTGCGCACCTCTCTGTGGTCACCATCTATTTTGGGACCCTCATTTTCATGTATGTCCGCCCTGCAGTGAAGTATGAGTCTAACATCAATAAAGTGGTGTCAGTTTTCTACTCAGTGATAACGCCACTGCTGAATCCGATCATATACACACTGAGGAATAAGGATGTGAAAATGGCCCTGAGAAAAACATTCTTGAGGAATAAGGATTAA